The sequence TTAGCATAAAGATCTAAAATCATTGTGTTTCTcatgagtgtttttttttgggccACGCACTGAGAAATGAGGGTTCAGAGCCTTTCTTCTCCACTCTCTTACTATATAATGGTCTTCTTCTacttaggattttttttttggctttctATAATGATCTTTTGCAATGCAGCAATTAAATTTGAAACTATAATATTCCTATCTACGTCGATGGATATGGACATCATCGATATTGTTTTGAGGGAAACATGAACAAGGTTATCGGTAGTTGTGTTTTCTGCTCTTTTAATCTCCCTATCCGTATAGTGaccatacttttttttttgaactacaaAATCTGTTGTTTGTCTCTATTATTgcaattaaaatatgtatttacgTAGACATAGCTTGTCTTTCAAGCAATCAAATGTTTGTTTGTCCCTAATAATAATGTTATTTTACACCTGCAACTTGCCTATCCACTAGTCTTGCAGTCTTCTCTATTCAACGAACTTAAACACCTCTTTTAAATCTCATTAACTTCTCTTCTTTGTTTAATCCGAATTATTCCAAGAACATGCAAGTATATTTCATaatcatttaaataaaatactacTAGTATACTGTGAGAATAATTCCTTTGCATATGCTTTGTAATTTAATACCAActatatattccatatctgctTAATGACATACGCGGCTACAATAACTTTAATCAACATTAACATATCTTCCGCGCCTTTATGCCAGTCAAAAAAGTATAgctattttctctttattccGTTCACTTTAGCGACTCACAAGTCACAGCAAAATACACAATAAACATCATATTAGCTTAGATCAAAGGTTTGATTTGACTTGGTCCATAGATATATTTACTAACCAATTTTAACTTGATCCATATTAtatgagaaatatatatatcatatgaaaATTTTGTCTTCTTTAATCGTCAAATGATTTATTTGAGACTGTATTTTAGCTCAAATTTGATGTTAGACAAGTCTGAAGCATCAGCATGTAACAAGGCATATTATTAAGTTAGAGCTAACTTGCTAATTGCTATTATAAAGTTGCGACATATTTTCAACATCCACCAAACAAAAACTATTTAGAAATAGAATATTTTGTATAACACACCACCATACATAGTCATGGTGCTAATCTGAAGATTACGATTTAGTAAACGTAGGTCCTATAGAATCACAATATCGATAAGAAGTTCTTTCTTATTATTCAATCAACCAAGTTCAATATCAAGATCACACAAACACACGCTTATGCATCATCATATGCATTACTATATATAGGACTTAGACATCTCCTAATCCTTATAGTATTATCACAAACCACAATATCCTAATCCTTATAGATAAACACAACTTTAAATAAGGAAAAGGAAACTTGCAACTCAAGCTTATCCAACATTCTCCCCTTTAAGCTTGAACTTGTCTTCACACACATTTTGAACTCCAATAAGTTCTCGCATCTCTTTAAACTTATTTCGACCAAGTGCTTTTGTGAGGATATCCGCTTTTTGCTCACTTCCCGGAATATGTTCAACTTCAACCAACTCATTCTCGACACACTCTCTTATAAAATGAAATCTCCTATGAATGTGCTTGCTTCGTCCATGAAACACCGGATTCTTTGATAGCGCAATTGCTGACTTGTTATCAACTTTAATGATCACACGTTTGCTAGCTTCTCCAATAGCTTCGCTTAGTAATTCCTGCAACCAAATAGCTTGTTTTGCAGCCTCTGTTGCAGCCATAAATTCTGATTCACATGACGAAAGTGCTACCAGCTCTTGCTTTGTTGAGCTCCAGGTTATAGGACTTTCACCGAAGTAAAATATATGTCCTGTTGTACCTTTACCATCATCTAAATCTACATTGCAGGAGCTGTCGCTGAATCCTATCAAGCTAGTACCTTTTCCTCTTTCATAACACAAGCCGAGAGAGACGGTACCTCGAAGATACCTAAGAACTTGTTTCATTGCAGCTCCGTGTGATACTCTAGGATCTTGCATATATCTACTTAAGACTCCAACACTGTAGGCAAGATCCGGTCGCGTGTGCAATAAGTAACGTAAACACCCAACGTTTCGGCGAAACTCTTTCTCATCAGCTTTATCCTCGTCTTTCGCTTTAGAGAACTGTGCGTTCTGTTCCAAAGGCACATGTGTTAGATTACACGAGCTCATGCCACATTCTTCAAGGATCCGTCGTGCATATCTGTCTTGTTTGAGTATGATACCTCCGTCAGACTGCACGACCTCTATTCCCAAATAGTACGTCAACTTCCCAAGATCGCTCATTTCGAATTTAGCTTTCATCTCTTCTTTAAACTCTAGTATGGCTCGTAGAGAAGAACCGGTGACTAGCAGGTCATCAACATAGACCACCACAATGAGAAGCTCCTCTTGATCTTCTTTACGATAAAGAGAAGGCTCTTTGGAGCATCTCTGGAAGTTTAAGCCCCGCAAGATCATGTTAAGCTTTATATTCCATGCTCTTGGAGCTTGCCGTAGACCGTAAAGGGCTTTCTTAAGTCTATAGACTTTGTGTTCTTCTCCAGACACCGTGAAGCCCTCAGGTTGATTCACAAAGACTTCCTCTTTCAACTCACCGTGGAGAAAAGCGGTCTTAACGCCGAGATGATGTATCTCCCAACCATGTGAACTAGCCAGCGCAATAATCAACCGTATAGTCTCAATGCGAGCCACCGGAGCGAACACTTCGTCGTAATCCACTCCATGCCTTTGAACATAACCTTTAGCTACCAGTCGCGCTTTGTATTTACTAATAGTTCCGTCCGCGTTGCGTTTGATCTTGAAGACCCACTTCAAGCCTATTGGCTTTGTACCTTCCGGTAGCTCGACAAGATCccaagtattatttttttctatagaGAAGATCTCATCTTTGCAAGCATCAATCCAAACTTTCATCTTCTTAGCTTCATTATAATCCCAAGGCTCATCGTTAATGATCATCAATAGTCGCTCTCCCTCTATCTCAGCGAGGAAGGACGTAATCGTCAAGATATGAAGGTCTGGTGGTGATCCTTGTTGATCGTCTAGGTAGTGGCTCGACTTCGTCTTCTTCGCTGCTGCCATTGTTGCTGTTATCGAGTTCATGTCCGTCCTCATTAGCTTGGAATGTCTGTCCATGATCGTTTGTGTTTTCTATCAAGCGGATAGGTCCACTTCGAGCATTCCAGGATCACCGTTGTCGTCCTTGGTCCACACCCAACTTTTATTTTCTTCGAACACAGCTGACAATAATACGTTTACTCAAGGGATCAAGTAACCGATACGCTTTTGATCCTGGTTCTATTCCGAGATGTACAAGAGTTCTGGATCTGTCGTCGAGTTTCTTTCTTCCTGCCCTTTCCGTTCTCGCATGACAGACACAGCCAAACACTTTAACGTGAGAGCGGTTCGGCTTGCGTGATCTCAAAGCTTCATATGGTGTGGTTCCTTCCAGGGACCTAGTTGCGACCCGGTTGATTAGATAGGTGCAATGCCTTATTGCTTCACCCCAGAGATGGTTAGGGAGATCCATGTGTTTTAGGATACTCCTGGTCATCTCTAGGAGCGTTCTGTTGCGTCGTTCTACCACACCGTTTTGCTGTGGAGAGTAAGGTGCAGTTAACTGTTGTTTAATGCCATTCTTCTCGCAATACTACTGAAATTCTTGTGAACAGAATTCTCCTCCTCTATCTGTCCGTAAATTTTTTAGCTCCGTATGTGTTTCTTGTTCAGCAAGGATTCTGAAGTTTTTAAACTTCCCAAAGGCCTCACTCTTTTCCTTTAGCAATGCCGTCCACATGTAACGAGAACAATCGTCAATAAGAACTAGAACATATCGATTCTTGGCTGGAGTTGATGGTGTGATAGGTCCACATAGGTCGGCATGTACGAGCTCAAGAAGTTCCTTTGCACGATATGATGTTGCTTGTGGGAAGGGCTTCCGAGTTTGTTTTGCTTTCAAGCATGTCACGCAAGTCTCCGAGCATCGGTCAATGTCAGGCATCCCGTCCACTAGTTCCTTACTAACCATGAGACGCATTGTATCCTTGTTAATATGCCCCAGCCGTGCGTGCCATAACGTACTGTCTCCAAATCCTTTCACTTGCAAGCATTGTATAAGGTCAACCTGTAGGGTTACCTTATACAGACGATTCTTCGATCTTGTACTCCTAACCATCATCTGTCCGTCTTTGTCAAATAAGCTTAGACGATCATCTTTCATACGTACTTCACACCCAAATTCTGTAGCTTGTCCTAAGCTGATAATATTACTTCTCAAAGCCGGTATGTAGTATACattcttcaaaattttcttcTCTCCTCCTTTGACTATGAAACGGATTGAGCCTTTTCCCATTATATCTATCTTTGAGTTGTCTCCGAACCGTACTTTTCCATTTATTGAGTCGTCTAATTCGAAGAAAAAGAGTCGATTACCACTCATGTGGTTGCTAGCGCCATTGTCAAAATACCACACATCCATTGTGTCAGTTTCAGCCTCAAAATTCTTAGGGTTCACCTTGTTTTCATTAAGGTAAACTACCTCGTTCATCATGAGAGTATCAGCTTCATGAGTgtcgtcttcttttttttcgacAGTCTCTTGGAGATTTAAGAGTTTATCGGGACAATCGTTAGCGTAGTGACCAAGCTTATCGCAGTTGAAACAGGTAATGTGAGATGCATCTCCACTACCACCTCGTCCTTGTCGATACGCGTCTCTTTGTTGCTGAAACGAACCTCGCGCGCGACCTCTTCCGCGCCAACCCGATCGACCACCACGCCCACGTCCACGGTTATTGTAATTGTTGCCATAGTTTTCTTGTTTTGAATCTGCATACATCAGCTTACCGGAGTCATCAACagattcttcttcatcttcgttTATTCTTTCTTCATAAGCTTTCAATCTCCCAATGATATCCTCAAAACTTGTTGAGTTTAGATCCAATACTTGCTCAAGTGAAGCAACAATATGAATATACTTCTTTCTTGGCAAGCTTGACAAAAATTTCTTAACAATTTTCGGTTCTTCTATTGTCTCCCCTAAAGATGCCGATTTTGAAGATATTTCAGAAAGTTTTCCCACGAATGTGTCGATTGTATCTGTCTCCTTCATCTTGAGTCTATCAAACTCTGCCATCAGAGTTTGTAGTCTCGCTTCACGTACTCTTTCTGCCCTTATATGGCGCGATTTCACAGCTTCCCAAACAGATTTTGCGTCGTCTAGGTCCCCGACTTGAAGAACCAAAGCTTCAGGTATTGATTGGAACAAAAGGGCAAAGGCCATATTGTTTTTATCTTCTGCTTTGTTCCCGGGATCGATTGTTTCCCAGACTTTGCTAACCTTCAATGCTATCTTCATCCTCATAGCCCAAACTGTATAGTTAGAGGAAGTGAGCATTGGAAGTTTAACAGAGGCGGCTCCGACATCTTTGTTGCTTAGCACGAGATCATCCTTTGCATCAGTCATTGTTTAAGTCGAAGGTTGATCACGTTCCTagatggctctgataccaaatatagaatCACAATATCGATAAGAAGTTCTTTCTTATTATTCAATCAACCAAGTTCAATATCAAGatcacacaaacacacacgctTATGCATCATCATATGCATTACTATATATAGGACTTAGACATCTCCTAATCCTTATAGTATTATCACAAACCACAATATCCTAATCCTTATAGATAAACACAACTTTAAATAAGGAAAAGGAAACTTGCAACTCAAGCTTATCCAACAGGTCCATCAGGTCAAACATTCTATGATTACATTTGTTTTCAGCAGAGATGGAGATAGATGTTTACTTTGAAGATCTACAAATTACTAATCATGATTATGTTCCATTCAAAGCCGCGGTAAAGCTGAGAGACGCAATGAAATCTTTAGCTTTTGACTTTTCTTTTACAACAGTCGAGACGTGTTCGGTTTTCATTGGTCACGCTCGTAAAAATCCACGAACGAAGACTAAAACGAAAACGACGCCGTTATATCACTTACAAGCACCAACCATagggggtgattggtagttgctgtaggtgctgtccacagccctatttatttccacagcaccaaattcagagcaatcaagctttaaatttttttttgaaaccacagctcttaaaatatcctacagctgtacaagtgctctgcagagccaaatatccaaagcaattttttagtgcttcaataaaattctacagcaataaaatctaaacccacagcaaaaagtctacagatttttttctacagcgaaatatttaaagctacagccattaccaatcggACCCATAATATCGAGTGAAATTTAAAGCGAACGCGCTAGTCCACGCGccgaaagtaaaaaaaaaagacaagaactgaaaagaaaaagaaagatcaaAGTGGTTAAGATGGGCTTCAGTTGTTTTATGCTTTAGCTTTTGTTCTTCTGCTCTTCTTCAGTTTCGGCGTGGTGAAGAAAACGCTCGAGTGATAGATAGATAGAGATCGTTTGGGGGAAACCCGTTAAACTCTCATGCCAGATTCCCACTGCCGTTTCTCACACGGCGGAATCCTTCTTTCCGTTAACCACCGGCGGAGTTACGATTCGCCGTCGCTGATGCTTTGTATTGAAGAATGACGTTCGTAGATCTCTTATGAAAGACGGAGGAGACTATTCGATTTTTGTCTATTTGATTGGTGTTTACGGGATTTAGATTTTAAGCTTTTGTCGGAGAATCAGATGAAGTCGTTACGGCGAAGCCACACTTCAACGTCCTCGGCGAATTCGTCTTCCACTTCGTtaccatcttcatcttcttctacgACTTCTACTTCACCTCCTTCGTCTTCTTCGTCGTGGATCCATCTCCGATCGGTTCTCTTTGTGGCTAATCCTTCATCTCCATCTTCTGTAACTTCTTCCGATCGGTGAGTGTCCTAAAGCTCTTAGATTTGGAATATGCCAATGGAATCTTTAGATTCTCTTCTTCAGATCAAAAATGTTTGCTATTACCTTGTAAGATCTTTTGATTTTGAGTTCCTACTTTGTCTTTAAATTGTAGAAGCAGCCGACGGAAGTCACCGTGGTCTCGCCGGAAAAGAAAACGGCCCTTGACGCCGCATCAGTGGAGGAGTTTATTTACTACGGAAGGGAAACTTCGTGATGGCGGGGTTAGGTTTCTGAAGAAAGTTAGAAGCAGAGTGAGTCTTTTCGAACGAGCAAGCAACTATGTCTTTGATTCTCACTTCTCTCTTTATGGTTATGACATGCTTCTTGTAGGGTGTTGATCCAAGTATTCGTGGAGAAGTGTGGCTCTTCTTGCTCGGAGTGTGAGTTTCCTTTTTGttattgtttcttcttctttttcaactTGTAACCTCTTATATTTATTGCAGCTATGATTTGAATAGTACTAGTGAAGAACGGGAAGCTGTTAAAACACAAAGAAGGTTAGATATTTATAGTTTGATGTTATATATATGGTCAGTATTTGTATGTAGATGCTGACAAGTATATATCTGAATATAGAAATGAGTATGAGAAACTACAAAGACGGTGCAAGATGCTTCTCAAGCGCGGCGATGGAAGTACCGATGATCTTGAGGAAGAAGCAGACGAGCAATACGTTAGATTCATGGATGATTGCAAGACtaccaaacaaataataaacCAAGACGTGGTCTCTGCTGTGAACACTGATTCTTCTGATACTGACTCTTGCGAAGACGACGATGAAGATGTTCAGCTGCTTCCTTCTGATGTATACAGTAATAACTCTGAAGAGAATAATACTTGTCTTTTTGGTGAGATCCAAGTAGAAGACACTGTACACGAAGATTTCTCTACATGGCAACGTATCATCCGTCTCGATGCTTTACGTGCTGATTCAGACTGGGCCACTTACTCCACATCCTCGACCACAATCACAGAAACCAAAGCTCGCGGTCTAGCCGAGTCCGTCGCCTTAAAAGACTACGACCACTTAGAAGCCTGCCGGCTCCACCACGCTGCACGTCTTGTTGCTATCCTCGAAGCCTACGCTCTCTACGACCCCGAGATAGGCTACTGCCAAGGAATGAGCGACCTCTTATCCCCCATCCTCGCCGTCATCTCCGAAGACCACGACGCCTTCTGGTCCTTCGTCGGTTTCATGAAGAAAGCTCGCCACAACTTCAGGCTCGACGAGGCAGGGATCCAGAGACAGCTCCGCATCGTGTCCAAGATCATCAAATCCAAAGACTCTCAGCTCTACAAACACTTGGAGAATCTCCAGGCGGAGGATTGTAGCTTCGTCTACAGGATGGTGCTTGTGATGTTTAGGAGGGAGTTGAGCTTTGAGCAGACGCTTTGTCTGTGGGAAGTCATGTGGGCTGATCAGGCTGCTATTAGAGCTGGCGTTGGGAAGTCGCCGTGGAGCAGGATCAGGCAGCAAGCGCCTCCGACGGATGATCTCTTGCTGTACGCGATCGCGGCGCTGGTGCTGAGGAGGAAGCTGATCATACAGAGGTACAGTAGTATGGATGAGATTGTGGAGGAGTGTAATAGCATGGCGGGTCAGCTTGATGTGTGGAAGCTTCTGGATGATGCGCATCACCTTGTGGTGACGCTTCATGATAAGATTGAAACTCTTTCTTCTCGGTCTCTCAGTGTTTGATGAAAGTGATAAGCCAGAAATGAAGTGTTCTTTACTACACAAAAAGCCCTATTGCACTCTTCTGGCTGCGTTTTGTCAAAAGGTTTGGTTCGTACCGTTTTACTTTGTCCCTCAggtttttctttccttttttgttttgctcatatcacacaaacaaacaacactatactatctatatatatcatGTTTATTATAGTACTAATGAAAGAACAAGACATTATTACCCTGTTGAAGAAACATGTAAGGGATGAGTCTACTGTCTTTTTTCCACAGTTGTATGAATCATATATGTTCGATTATATCAATTCAGTTTCTTATTTCTAAGTAGACACCTGCGAGTTTGGTTTATACATTTAGTTTGGTtaattcggtttggtttgatttaaaatttctaccaaaATGAATTGAAATTCTAAATTTTTGATTTGATTCTAGTGTAATTTGGTTAAGCATTCGGGTAATTTTGGTTAAATTCGATTAGTTTGATGCGAAATTTGGATATGGTTTTGGTTTGGTATAAATTGGTATgatttatttacaatttttctACCAAACTAAACCGAACCTGAACCTAATTTCCACATGCTTATTCTAAGTTTAGACTTTAGAGTAGCTGAAAAACAGAAGCACCCTTTTTATTTGATCATCAGAGTTGAAAACATCTCAATCAACACAAAGAAAGAAACCAAACATACGATCACAAAGAGACTAGCAAACAAATTGATTATTGGTTCGTAGTAGTTTCAACAAGAATCATTAAAAAGGACATAGATGAAGTCTTAGGACCAACCAACagtaactgtttttttttttttgcaaatacaGAGAGAAATCAGAAAGAGTTATCCAGTGGCAAGCAAAAAATGCAAAAGCCTCTGTTTTCTACTCTTTCTTGGTATATTGACGGACAACAAGAGCGAGACCCAAGATCAAGATCGGGACAAGGAACTGCAGAATCTTGATGATGAACTCTGGTGTCTTGTCTTGGTTGTAAGCGGGTTGAGCAGGTGCAACGTATGTCCTTGTTTTTGGAACGCTAGACGAATCGATCTCGCCGATGTAGTACTTCTCCATCATGTCCCTTGCGGTGTCGCTGTGTCCAACGTCTTCAAAGTCATTCGTAGCATCTTTCCCTGTTACAACAACAGAAACATATCACTGGAGGGATTCAACTGGATCAGAGAGAAACTCATTAAGATTAATTTTGTTGAAAAACCTGTTGAGGACAACAAGACTTCATCGCCTCCAGGATGATCATCCATGAATGGGGTCACATCATACACCTAAAGCAATCCACCAGATAAACAATATGCTCAAGTAATTGTAAATATCACTAAACCAATATCTGATTCGCTTATAACAAACCTAAAACACTGAAAGTTGAGATTCTAAACCAGAGTGATGTCATAAAAGCTTCTAAGCTGTAACGACCCTATGTTTATCTAACTCTTCAACTTGTGGATAATCCATCTAGACAGAGATCTAACTAACCTTGCCGGAGATGATAAGCCAACAGTCTTTGGTTTTGTTGTGTTGTGAAACTTCTTCGAAACCTAGAACCTTCTTGTCTGAAGCCATTTCTCCTTAAATCTACAAACAAGAACACATCAGAGCGGATCAAAATCTACGATAATCAAGATTGGTAGATACAAAACAACTATAATAGAATCAAATCGAAGAAATAGACGATGATGATGGTAAAATAGTTTACTTTTAGATTCAGAGTTTCGATAGCTTCGAGGCTCTGTAATCAGCAAAAGACGGAAGAAACTGGTGTTCCTCACCTACTTAATTGTGTTCTACTTCTGACCGTAGTTACTAAACTACCCTTGATTTTTTGCCAAAGGGTTTGGCTTGTAATAGATTTGACCAGGGGTAGTATTAGTCAAGTTCGGCTTTGACTTTTTAAGCAAACCAATTTggaatttgatttttacttcTTTGGCGAGATCTTGTTTTACGGTACAGTTTATGACGTGTGGTTTCAGTGCGCCGTTTCCAAAATTTTGACgacaaaaaagaaataaaagttttGCGAATTTGAGGAAATGGGGAAACAGATCATAATTTGCCAACagtaaatatgaaattttaatagaactttaaatgaaaaatatatatttagttaagctatatgtatatataattaatatttttatatccgaTACGGTTTTGACTCGGTTCGGTTATTTCAGATATAATTATTAAGGGATATGTAGAAACTGTTTAGATATTTGAAGATTTTGGTTACTTCAGTTTGGTTCTGATTCGGTTCTTCTGTTCCGATTCTTTTGCCTCGATCTATTGaagggtttcttcttcttttcgtATAAAAATGGCATATTTAGAATAATGTTAACCAGATTGTATTGTTCATATCAATGTCACATCTGGCCTTTGATGGGTAATAATACAACTGGGCTTTCTGGCCCAACGTGAGATAAAAGccttttttaatagattttttttattttttcgtttTGTTCCGTGACTCTCGTCTGTCTGTCAGTCGTCTTCAACCCCCAAACAACTGTCAGAATCTTCGCCGGCTTGATCGATTCTTAAGGTACGTGATTCCTAAGCTTTCAATCGAATCTAATTTCTTGAATCAAGTCTCGCTCTCATCACTGTAGCATCACATGTGATCTGGTCTTCCTTCCCATTTGATTGCTTTCGTACGAATTGAGATTAGGGATTATCTCTTTCCTTGAATGATCTTAACTTAACCGTGACCCTAAAGCTCGAGCTTCAAAAAGCTAAGCTCTTTCGAGTTTACTCTGTGTGATTGGATTCTTATGCTCCTGAACAGGGTCATTGTGATTGGAATCGAATCCTCTGAATCATGGTTAGTGCTCGTTAATAGTTTTCTCGACCCTTGTTTGATTTCTCTCGCTGTACTCAAGTTtctttgggattaaaatcacaGAATTATCTTCGTGGAGCTTTCAAGCCTGCTTGTAATATCTCAATCACGTTTACTGATGGCAAAAATCGTAAACAGGTACACACTTCCCTCTTTTTAAGTTTATCTATTttgcttctctttttttttttgtcttacttGATCTATCTTGTGCTATTATAGGTTCCGGTTAAGAAAGATAATGGACAAATGGTTATGAATCCACTTTTCCATAGTCAGGAAACTATTGCTGGCAAGGTTAACTTGGTTCTCTTGTCATCAGGATGTTTATGGAATTGGTTtaatcttgtttttttctctttaggTTTGTATTGAACCATATCAAGGGAAGAAAGTGGAGCACAATGGTGTTAAAGTTGAGCTTCTTGGTCAAATAGGTCTGCAATTATTCTGTCAGTTATCTCGGTTCTGTTATATGTTTCTAACTTAGTCTGTACTGACGACATTCATATTGTTTTTGACAGAAATGTACTTTGACAGAGGGAACTTCTATGACTTCACTTCCCTGGGTGAGTTACTCTTAGGGTTCTATTATGATATGGTTATGTTATTATGTGAAATAGTCTATTAACTATTAGTAGCTGACTCCTTCTCGTATCAGTGCGTGAGCTTGATGTACCTGGagaaatatatgaaaacaagGCGTACCCTTTTGAATTTCCTACCGTTGAGATGCCATATGAGACATACAATGGCGTGAATGTGCGGCTAAGGTATTTAATCATGTTCGTATTTGGCATCATATCAgaaacaattttaaattttgcatcatttgtttttgttatcttCAG comes from Brassica rapa cultivar Chiifu-401-42 chromosome A02, CAAS_Brap_v3.01, whole genome shotgun sequence and encodes:
- the LOC103852024 gene encoding GTPase-activating protein GYP7 isoform X2, producing MKSLRRSHTSTSSANSSSTSLPSSSSSTTSTSPPSSSSSWIHLRSVLFVANPSSPSSVTSSDRSRRKSPWSRRKRKRPLTPHQWRSLFTTEGKLRDGGVRFLKKVRSRGVDPSIRGEVWLFLLGVYDLNSTSEEREAVKTQRRNEYEKLQRRCKMLLKRGDGSTDDLEEEADEQYVRFMDDCKTTKQIINQDVVSAVNTDSSDTDSCEDDDEDVQLLPSDVYSNNSEENNTCLFGEIQVEDTVHEDFSTWQRIIRLDALRADSDWATYSTSSTTITETKARGLAESVALKDYDHLEACRLHHAARLVAILEAYALYDPEIGYCQGMSDLLSPILAVISEDHDAFWSFVGFMKKARHNFRLDEAGIQRQLRIVSKIIKSKDSQLYKHLENLQAEDCSFVYRMVLVMFRRELSFEQTLCLWEVMWADQAAIRAGVGKSPWSRIRQQAPPTDDLLLYAIAALVLRRKLIIQRYSSMDEIVEECNSMAGQLDVWKLLDDAHHLVVTLHDKIETLSSRSLSV
- the LOC103852024 gene encoding GTPase-activating protein GYP7 isoform X3, whose amino-acid sequence is MKSLRRSHTSTSSANSSSTSLPSSSSSTTSTSPPSSSSSWIHLRSVLFVANPSSPSSVTSSDRRRKSPWSRRKRKRPLTPHQWRSLFTTEGKLRDGGVRFLKKVRSRGVDPSIRGEVWLFLLGVYDLNSTSEEREAVKTQRRNEYEKLQRRCKMLLKRGDGSTDDLEEEADEQYVRFMDDCKTTKQIINQDVVSAVNTDSSDTDSCEDDDEDVQLLPSDVYSNNSEENNTCLFGEIQVEDTVHEDFSTWQRIIRLDALRADSDWATYSTSSTTITETKARGLAESVALKDYDHLEACRLHHAARLVAILEAYALYDPEIGYCQGMSDLLSPILAVISEDHDAFWSFVGFMKKARHNFRLDEAGIQRQLRIVSKIIKSKDSQLYKHLENLQAEDCSFVYRMVLVMFRRELSFEQTLCLWEVMWADQAAIRAGVGKSPWSRIRQQAPPTDDLLLYAIAALVLRRKLIIQRYSSMDEIVEECNSMAGQLDVWKLLDDAHHLVVTLHDKIETLSSRSLSV
- the LOC103852024 gene encoding GTPase-activating protein GYP7 isoform X1, which encodes MKSLRRSHTSTSSANSSSTSLPSSSSSTTSTSPPSSSSSWIHLRSVLFVANPSSPSSVTSSDRSSRRKSPWSRRKRKRPLTPHQWRSLFTTEGKLRDGGVRFLKKVRSRGVDPSIRGEVWLFLLGVYDLNSTSEEREAVKTQRRNEYEKLQRRCKMLLKRGDGSTDDLEEEADEQYVRFMDDCKTTKQIINQDVVSAVNTDSSDTDSCEDDDEDVQLLPSDVYSNNSEENNTCLFGEIQVEDTVHEDFSTWQRIIRLDALRADSDWATYSTSSTTITETKARGLAESVALKDYDHLEACRLHHAARLVAILEAYALYDPEIGYCQGMSDLLSPILAVISEDHDAFWSFVGFMKKARHNFRLDEAGIQRQLRIVSKIIKSKDSQLYKHLENLQAEDCSFVYRMVLVMFRRELSFEQTLCLWEVMWADQAAIRAGVGKSPWSRIRQQAPPTDDLLLYAIAALVLRRKLIIQRYSSMDEIVEECNSMAGQLDVWKLLDDAHHLVVTLHDKIETLSSRSLSV
- the LOC103852024 gene encoding GTPase-activating protein GYP7 isoform X5; its protein translation is MKSLRRSHTSTSSANSSSTSLPSSSSSTTSTSPPSSSSSWIHLRSVLFVANPSSPSSVTSSDRRRKSPWSRRKRKRPLTPHQWRSLFTTEGKLRDGGVRFLKKVRSRGVDPSIRGEVWLFLLGVTSEEREAVKTQRRNEYEKLQRRCKMLLKRGDGSTDDLEEEADEQYVRFMDDCKTTKQIINQDVVSAVNTDSSDTDSCEDDDEDVQLLPSDVYSNNSEENNTCLFGEIQVEDTVHEDFSTWQRIIRLDALRADSDWATYSTSSTTITETKARGLAESVALKDYDHLEACRLHHAARLVAILEAYALYDPEIGYCQGMSDLLSPILAVISEDHDAFWSFVGFMKKARHNFRLDEAGIQRQLRIVSKIIKSKDSQLYKHLENLQAEDCSFVYRMVLVMFRRELSFEQTLCLWEVMWADQAAIRAGVGKSPWSRIRQQAPPTDDLLLYAIAALVLRRKLIIQRYSSMDEIVEECNSMAGQLDVWKLLDDAHHLVVTLHDKIETLSSRSLSV
- the LOC103852024 gene encoding GTPase-activating protein GYP7 isoform X4, producing the protein MKSLRRSHTSTSSANSSSTSLPSSSSSTTSTSPPSSSSSWIHLRSVLFVANPSSPSSVTSSDRSSRRKSPWSRRKRKRPLTPHQWRSLFTTEGKLRDGGVRFLKKVRSRGVDPSIRGEVWLFLLGVTSEEREAVKTQRRNEYEKLQRRCKMLLKRGDGSTDDLEEEADEQYVRFMDDCKTTKQIINQDVVSAVNTDSSDTDSCEDDDEDVQLLPSDVYSNNSEENNTCLFGEIQVEDTVHEDFSTWQRIIRLDALRADSDWATYSTSSTTITETKARGLAESVALKDYDHLEACRLHHAARLVAILEAYALYDPEIGYCQGMSDLLSPILAVISEDHDAFWSFVGFMKKARHNFRLDEAGIQRQLRIVSKIIKSKDSQLYKHLENLQAEDCSFVYRMVLVMFRRELSFEQTLCLWEVMWADQAAIRAGVGKSPWSRIRQQAPPTDDLLLYAIAALVLRRKLIIQRYSSMDEIVEECNSMAGQLDVWKLLDDAHHLVVTLHDKIETLSSRSLSV
- the LOC103852025 gene encoding cytochrome b5, whose product is MASDKKVLGFEEVSQHNKTKDCWLIISGKVYDVTPFMDDHPGGDEVLLSSTGKDATNDFEDVGHSDTARDMMEKYYIGEIDSSSVPKTRTYVAPAQPAYNQDKTPEFIIKILQFLVPILILGLALVVRQYTKKE